GGTGCCAAGCTTGACGGCGGCATCGGTGGTCATCATGTTGGTGACCGATTTCTTGACGCGGAAGCCGATTTCTATCTGACGGGCCGAATCGAGATTGACAAAATCGATACCGGTGACATTGCCAACCTCAACCCCCGAAATCCAGACCGGCGAGCCTTTGACCAGCCCATTGACATTGGCGAAATAAGCCTTATAAGAAGCCTTGCGGTCGAAGATTGAGGTGCCGCCGCCGACAAAAGATGCCCAGAGGAGAATGGCGATGGCAAAAGTGATAATCAGCCCGACCTTCAGTTCCCCCCATTTTATTCGAATAGTTCGTTTCATTATATCCTCAAATAAAATCTATTTTACGAACATTGGCAATAGTCTCGCGGAACGGTTCGAGAAATTCAACCACGCGCGGCTCCTGGGATTCGCGCAGCTCCTTCAGAGACCCGTCAAAGGCGACCGCGCCGGAATCAATTATGATAAACTTGTCGGCCATCTCGAAGGCATCGGCAATCTGATGAGTGACCACAATTGAGGTTACATGCTTCACTTCGGCCAGCCGATTGATTAGAGCGATGACATTGGTGGTTGCAGTCGGGTCAAGGCCGGTGGTTGGTTCGTCGTAGAGCATTATTTTCGGGTCGGTAGATAGAAGTGCCCGCCCGATAGCGACCCGCCGCTGCATCCCGCCGGAGAGTTCTTCCGGCAAACGGTCGATTATCTCTTCCGAGAGTCCCACAAAACCCAGCATCTCGCGGACCTTCTTCTCGATTTCATCTATTTTCATTTTGGTATGCTCGAAAAGATAGAAACCGACATTCTCCCCGACCGTCAGCGAATCAAAGAGCGCCCCATCCTGAAAAACCATCCCGATACGTTTGCGGATTTCCCGCTTCTCTCTTTCCCTGGCGCCGCAGATATCGAGATTATCGACCATAATGGAGCCGTTGTCGGGGCAGATAAGGCCAAGTATGAGGCGGAGAATAGTCGATTTGCCGCTTCCGGAATGCCCCATGATAATGCGGGATTCGCCGTTGGGAATAGTGAAGGAGACATTTTTCAATATCTGCTTGCCGCCGATGGAGTAGTTGACATTCCGGAAGGAAATCATAGGTACCCCTTAAGCGCGGAGAAAATGACCTTAGTGAAGATGAAATTGGCAACCAGGATGGTGATGGATGCGATTACGACCGATTCGGTAGTGGCGCGACCGACCCCTTTGGTGCCGCCCTCGGCGGTAAACCCTTTGTAGCAGGAAATGAAGCCGATAACAAAGGCATACAGAATCGGTTTGGTGATACCCATAAAGATATTGCCGAAAATCAGACGCTCTTTGACGGCAGTCCAGTAGGTGATTGACGTTATATGCGAAATAAAAAGCGCGATAATCCATCCGCCGGTGATGGCGATGACATCACAGACAATAGTCAGCACCGGCACCATAATGACCAGGGCAATGAGACGGGGAGCGGCCAGTTTTCTGACCGGGTCGATGCCGAAAGCGATAAGGGCATCGATCTGATTGGACGATTTCATAGCCCCGATTTCAGCGGTGATACCGGCGGCGACCCGGGCGGCAACCATCAGGGCGGTCAACACCGGACCGAGTTCGCGGACAATCGCCAGCACCATTATTCGGCCGAGGTAGTTCTTGCTTCCAAAGTCGGCCAGCTCATTGGAGAATTGAAGCGCCATCCCCTGCCCCGCCGAGAGCCCGGTCAGGACGATAAGGAACAGAGAGCCGATGCCAATGAGATACATCTGCTCAAAAGTCTCCGCGACATAGATTGGTCGGCCCACCGTGGCAGCGAGCATTCTGAAGGAAAAATAGAAAAGCCGCTGGCATTCGTAGGCGAATGATTTTAGCCAGTCAAGAAAGAGACGAATCAGTTTCATTTTTCAGCGCCATTTAATAAGCGATAATGGTAGAGGGGAAGGGGGATATTGTCAAGGCATCTTTTTGCGTCCAGATTGGGCAGTATTGAAGAGTAAGCTCAATAAATATTTGGATTTATATCGTTCTAACATATATTAACGCAGGAATTTGGATATGTATAATAAAGATAAGTCAAAAAGAGGGCATGCTGTTGCCCTTTTCTCCGGCGGGCTCGATTCGGCGCTGGCGATACTCCTGGTGCTCCGGCAGGATATTGAAGTCACGGCGCTGACCTTTCTGACTCATTTCGGCTGTGACGCCAGCGACCGCTCCAGTTGCGGGCATAACCCTTTTCCGGTCTCCGAAAAGTTCGGATTCAACGTGAAACTGATGCATCTGGGGCAGAAATTTATCGATATCGTCCGCTCGCCTAAATATGGTTACGGAAAAAATATGAATCCCTGCATCGATTGCCGGATACTGATGCTCAATGAGGCGAAAGAGTTTATGAAACTGACCGGCGCCGATTTCATAATTACCGGCGAGGTTCTGGGACAGAGACCCAAGTCACAGATGCGCCCCAGTATGGATATTGTAGTGCGGGATACGGAACTTGCCGGAAAACTGGTTCGACCGCTTTCGGCGAAGCTGCTTCCGGAAACCGAGCCGGAGAAAAGCGGACTGCTGGACCGGAGCAAACTGGAGGGGATTTCAGGGCGCTCGCGAAAACGCCAGATGGAGCTGGCGGCTGAATTCGGAATGGAGGATTACCCGTCACCGGCGGCAGGATGTCTCTTAACCGATATCGGCTATTCCAACCGGCTGCGAGACCTGCTCCAGCATACCGACAAGATAGATTTTGATGACCTGAATCTGCTTCGGGTGGGACGGCATTTTCGGCTTGATGAGCATACCAAGCTTATTATCGGGCGGAATGAAAGCGATAACGATAAGATTGAGCGGTATGCCAAGCCGCATCACATTAAGCTGGAAGCGCTGGGGACCGGCTCGCCCATAGGGCTATTGATAAGCGACAACGGGCATAATAGGCTGGAACTGGCGGCGGCTATTACCGCTCGCTACTGCGACTCAAAAGCGCTTCCCCAGGTCGAGATTACCTGGTCGGGGAGAGGGCAGGAAGAAAAACTGATGGTGGCTCCGGCGGAACCGGAGTCGGTAGCCGCCTATCTTCTCAAATAAAAAAGGGCTCCCAATTTCCAGGTTGGGGAACCCTTTTTCTCGTGTCCGAGAAACCGAACAGCGTATCGCCAGAGTTTCGCTGTCAGATCTCTTTCTGCCGGGCGGCAAGGCCGCATCAGGCAGGCATTCGGCAAATAGTGGGCAACCTCAGAGTTTAATGTCTTTCCATTACCCAGGGAACTTAACTACAAATTCTATGCCACCAATCGAGGCCGAGACGTAAGCAGTTAAACAGGTGGATGTTAGACGTCTCGGGGCGACAAAGCCTGAAAAAGATGGGGCAAAAATATCGCAACTGCTGCGAATGATCCTGATAGTTCTGCGAGGGAAAGAGATTTCCAAGCGATCTGCCTCCGACACCAATGCGCTCGATCTGTACTATAGAGAAAAAAGAAACCCCTCCCGTGCTACTCAGGAGGGGCTCACTCGCTTACTAAATTTGACTTTCTTGCCTGGATGTTTCCTTACTTCAGCATCATCATCTTCTTCGTGGCATTAAATTCCCCCGCGCCGAGGCGGTAGAAATAAATGCCGCTTGCCACGGATGCTCCGGAGTTATCGGTGCCGTCCCAAATGATACTCTGGGAGCCGGCTTCCTGGAAGCCGTTAACCAGAGTTTTCACCTTCTGACCGAGAACGTTAAAGACTTCCAGGGAGACATGAGCCGCTTTCGGCAGGTCATAGGAAATCACCGTCGTCGGGTTGAAAGGATTAGGCGCATTCTGCTTCAGGGCGAAAGCGCGGGGCAGGTTTCCCCCGTTGACTTCGCTCACCGGAAGCTCCGCATTGAACCCCACCAACTCAGGCGTAACATCAAACTGCTCGCCTTTTTCATTGGTATAGATGAACATCGGAGCATGGCTCCCGTCTTCCATCGTGACCGGCGTCAACTCAACCGATTTGACCGTCGGGTCATCGACCGAAAAGACGAGGTTAGCAATGACTCCTCTGCCGGCGGCAAGGTCCGGATTCACGCCAAAAATCATCGGGATAAACCCCAGGATGACCAGGTTCTTGCTGTTATCGATATTGGCGTGACGGAAATCGAAATCTTCTGAAAGAGTTCCTTCAAAGGTTACCTCTTCCAGCGTGACTCCCTTCGAATACTCCAGAGGCAGGTCGAGCCCGGTCATCGGGACCGAATTGGTCAGCTCGAGTGGGACTATGATTCTCTCCGCCTCAACCCGCGGCTTCGAGACCGTAATCGTGCTTACCTCTGCAGCAAATATCGAAGAGAAAATAAAAGCTGACAGAATGATAGTGATGATGCCAGTTCGTCTCATCAATACTCACCCCCCGTAAAGGGTTAAAGGTTTCTGTTTGGCAGTCGGCCCTCAAGATGCAAACAGTCCATGTTCGCCGAACAACCGTTAATTAATCCACAATACTATCTGTGTCTTATCCAGTTATCAGTGAGGGCGATAGTGGGGTCTCCTAATCCATTCTAAGATGAGGCAACATTTTTGTCAAGCCAATTGTCAGGGCGGCGCATTATCTGAAACCAAGCGACTTTTTGGCGGTTTCGGACATTCGAGCCGGAGTCCAGGCAGGCTCCCAGACAATATTGACCTGCGCATCCTTAACGCCTTCAACGGCTTCCACTTTTTCCTAGACGTCCGCCGAAATCGGAACATGCATCGGGCAACCGGGGGCGGTCAGGGTCATATCAATCTCCACCCGGTCGCCGTTAATCCGAATATCATAGATTAGACCGAGATCGACGACATTAATCGGAATCTCGGGGTCATAACACTCTCTGAGGGCGTCTAAGATATTTTCCTTTTTCAGCATTTTCGCACTCCCGACATATCTTATAACAACGGACGTCAGCAAAGTTTCCGGACCGTCAGAATTTTATACGAAACTTTTGATGTTTGCCGGAAGAAATCAAGGGGTACCGGCAGAAACTGCTCCGTCGGAATTATAAATGTTTGATTAAACAGGATTTTTATATATAATAATTCACTGAGTATCAATCAGATTGAGAAGGAATAGCCGCATGTCACATTCCGAATTCAAACCCTTTGTTCCACCTGACCAGCATCCCCGCGAATTTACCTTCCGCGCCATAGCGCTGGGGGCGGTGCTGGGGATTATTTTTGCCGCCTCCTCGGTCTATCTGGCGTTGAAAGTCGGCATGACTGTCAGCGCTTCGATACCGATTGCGGTGCTTTCAATAACTCTGTTCCGTATATTCGGCAAAGCAACCATCCTCGAAAATAATATTGTCCAGACCACCGGCTCGGCGGGAGAGTCAATTGCCTTCGGGGTGGCGACTACCATGCCGGTATTCCTGCTGATCGGAATGGAGATGGAGCTTCTGAGCATCCTCTGGATGGCGTTGCTGGGGGGACTTCTGGGGGTTCTGATGATGATTCCGCTCCGGCAGGGGCTTATTGTAAAGGAACATGGAAAACTGATGTATCCGGAGGGGACCGCCTGCGCCGATGTTCTGATAGTTGGCGAGCAGGGGGGAACCAACGCCAAAACGGTGTTTATGGGATTCGGGCTGGGGGCGCTTTACAAACTTTTCAATGTCGGTTTCAAATTTTGGGCGGAGATTCCGACCAGGATGCTCAATTTTTTCAAAGGGGCATCGGTCTCGGCGGAGGTAACGCCAGAGCTGCTCGGGGTCGGGTATATTATCGGTCCCAAAGTGTCGGCAAATATGATGGCGGGCGGTTCTCTGGCTTATCTGATACTGATTCCTGCCATTAAGATTTTCGGCGAGAATATTGATACGATTATGTTCCCGGCGACCACTTTAATCCGGGATATGTCGCCCAATGAAGTTCGCAATGCTTATATTTTGTATATCGGCGCCGGAGCGGTTGCCACCGGCGGAATTATCAGTCTGATTAAATCTTTTCCTACAATTGTCTCGGCATTTCGCCGCGGCTTCAGGACCTTCATTGACTCCCGAAAGGGGGCGGACACACGAGCGGTTGTTCCGCGCACCGAGCAGGACCTTCCGCTCTGGATGGTGGTTTTCGGTTCCATCGGTTTGGTGCTGGCTATCTGGCTGGCGCCGGTGCTTCATATAAACGCCATTTCCGCGGTTCTGATAGTGCTGTTTGGATTCTTCTTTGTGACAGTATCGAGCCGGATTACCGGAGAAATCGGGTCGTCGTCAAATCCTATTTCCGGAATGACAGTGGCGACTCTTCTGATAACCTGTCTTCTTTTCCTGGCGGTTGGCTGGACCGGGGTTTCGTATCGGGCGATGGCGCTCTGCACGGCGGCAATTGTATGTATTGCGGCATCCAACGGCGGTACCATCAGTCAGGATTTAAAGACCGGCTACCTGGTGGGAGCGACCCCCAAATATCAGCAGATATCAATTGGCATCGGGGTGATAACCAGCGCCCTGATTATCGGCTGGATAGTCATTGCTCTCAATGACGCTTATACCACCGTGGTACCGCGGCAGTATGCTGATTATCAGGCGGTCGTGCCGTCCGATGCCCCCACCATGGTCGCCCCTGACGGCAATTCCTATCGCGTTCATTATGTTCAGGAACAAACCGGAAATATTATTGCCGGGAAATATCTGGTTGATGACAGCAACCGGATTTCGTATCTGGTTGACCCGGGTATTGCCGGAACGGTGAATGAAATTGACGGCAAGCCGGTCACCAAGTTAGATTCACCCAAGGCGCGACTGTTCAGCTTGATTATCGACGGCATCCTGACCCAGAAACTTCCCTGGGGTCTGGTGCTGATAGGCGTTTTTCTGGCGCTGGTCATGGAGTTAGTGGGAGTTTCATCATTACCTTTTGCGGTCGGACTTTATCTTCCTCTCTCCAGTTCTGCCCCAATCATGGCTGGCGGAGTGGTGCGGGCGATAGTTGACAAGAGAAGAAAATCGAATGCCGCTGAAGCCGAGTTCTCGCCCGGTGTGCTGCTCTCATCAGGATTTATCGCCGGAGCCGCCATTATGGGGGTGGCACTGGCAGGAATCACCGGCGCCGGCTGGGATAAATATATCAACTTCTCCTCCTGGTTCGGACATCTCTCGGAGACCGACTGGTTCGCCATAATTCCGTTTGGAGCCCTGATGTATTTCCTGTATCGCGTGGGAGTCAAAGAGAACAATCGCAAGTAAGAGATGTCCCCTCTGCATTCTAAAGATCGATGGCCGCTGGTGATTTTTCTGGCGGCCTTTTTAATCCGTCTTTTCTACCTGCTGCAATTTCGCACCAGCCCCTTTTTCTATTTTCCGATGGTCGATGAGCAGTGGCATTACCAGTGGGCGAAAGAGATTATCGGCGGGAATTTCTGGGGGAGTGAAGCATATTTCCGGGGACCGCTTTATCCGTATTTCCTGGCGTTTCTCCTCAAAATCACCGGTGATTCCATTTTCTGGTCAAGGCTGCTGCAAATGATTTTGCCGTCGATTTCAGCCTCATTGATATACCTTATCGGGCGCCTGATATTGTCAAAAAAAGTCGGCATTATCGCCGGTCTCGGTTTTGCCCTCTACGGGACGATGATTTTCTATGACGCCATGTTTCTGATTGAATCGCTTTTTATTACGCTCAACCTCTGGGGTATATACCTGATGTTGAAATACCGCAGAGAGCCTAATGTCAAGATTTGGGCATTGACCGGTCTGATTTTCGGCTTATCGGCAATCACCCGTCCGAATATTCTTCTTCTGACACCACTGTTTCTCCTTTGGATTTATATTAGTCTAAGTGAAATCAGGGAGCGATTTAAGCGTCTGGCGCTTCCCGGCATCTTTCTTCTCGCCATGATGATTCCGATTCTGGGAGCGACCCTTCGGAACTACCTTGTTACCGGTGAAGCGATACTCATTTCATCGCAGGGAGGCGTTAATTTCTATATCGGCAACAACCGTGATGCCGAGGGGCTGACTATGCTTATGCCGGAACTGGAACTGGATGAGTCGCTTCCCTGGACCGAATTCACCGCCGCCACCCGCGCCGCGGCGGAAAAAGAAGCGGGAAGAACTCTCACCGCCGGTGAAGAGTCCTCTTTCTGGTCAAGGAAGGCGTGGCAATTCATTGCCGAAAATCCGGGGAAGTTTCTGGGGCTTACCTTCAAAAAGTTAGTTTACCTCTGTGTGGGGTTTGAAAACTCCGATAATCAGGATATCTATTTCAGTCGGCAATATTCCTCACTCTATGCGGCGCTTCTCTGGAAGAAAATTATATATTTCCCGTACGGACTGCTTTTCCCCCTGGCGCTTGCCGGTATGTTTGCCGGCTGGAGAATGCGAAAAGAGCTGTCACTTCTGTACCTGTTTACAGTGGGTTATATCCCCACTATTATTCTGTTTTTGGTCACGGCGCGTCATCGCCTGCCATTGGTGCCGTTCTTGCTGATTTTCGCCGCTTTTGCCATCACCGAGTCGATATCGCTCTTAAAAAGTGGACAGGTCAAAAAGCTTGTAATTGTCTCCGGAATATTTTTGGCCGCAGTTGTCTTATCTAACCGAACCTATTTTGATATCGGGTTTTCCAATATATCGCAGATGCATTTCAATCTCGGGCTTACTTATGAGAAGCAGGGGAATCTGGCGATGGCGGAACGGGAATATAAGAAGGCGCTGGAGGATAATCCCCAGTCAGCGACAACCCTGAATAATCTCGGCTTCGTGCAGTTTCGTCTGG
This sequence is a window from Candidatus Zixiibacteriota bacterium. Protein-coding genes within it:
- a CDS encoding ATP-binding cassette domain-containing protein gives rise to the protein MISFRNVNYSIGGKQILKNVSFTIPNGESRIIMGHSGSGKSTILRLILGLICPDNGSIMVDNLDICGAREREKREIRKRIGMVFQDGALFDSLTVGENVGFYLFEHTKMKIDEIEKKVREMLGFVGLSEEIIDRLPEELSGGMQRRVAIGRALLSTDPKIMLYDEPTTGLDPTATTNVIALINRLAEVKHVTSIVVTHQIADAFEMADKFIIIDSGAVAFDGSLKELRESQEPRVVEFLEPFRETIANVRKIDFI
- a CDS encoding metal-sulfur cluster assembly factor — protein: MLKKENILDALRECYDPEIPINVVDLGLIYDIRINGDRVEIDMTLTAPGCPMHVPISADV
- a CDS encoding FlgD immunoglobulin-like domain containing protein; the protein is MRRTGIITIILSAFIFSSIFAAEVSTITVSKPRVEAERIIVPLELTNSVPMTGLDLPLEYSKGVTLEEVTFEGTLSEDFDFRHANIDNSKNLVILGFIPMIFGVNPDLAAGRGVIANLVFSVDDPTVKSVELTPVTMEDGSHAPMFIYTNEKGEQFDVTPELVGFNAELPVSEVNGGNLPRAFALKQNAPNPFNPTTVISYDLPKAAHVSLEVFNVLGQKVKTLVNGFQEAGSQSIIWDGTDNSGASVASGIYFYRLGAGEFNATKKMMMLK
- a CDS encoding tetratricopeptide repeat protein; this translates as MIFLAAFLIRLFYLLQFRTSPFFYFPMVDEQWHYQWAKEIIGGNFWGSEAYFRGPLYPYFLAFLLKITGDSIFWSRLLQMILPSISASLIYLIGRLILSKKVGIIAGLGFALYGTMIFYDAMFLIESLFITLNLWGIYLMLKYRREPNVKIWALTGLIFGLSAITRPNILLLTPLFLLWIYISLSEIRERFKRLALPGIFLLAMMIPILGATLRNYLVTGEAILISSQGGVNFYIGNNRDAEGLTMLMPELELDESLPWTEFTAATRAAAEKEAGRTLTAGEESSFWSRKAWQFIAENPGKFLGLTFKKLVYLCVGFENSDNQDIYFSRQYSSLYAALLWKKIIYFPYGLLFPLALAGMFAGWRMRKELSLLYLFTVGYIPTIILFLVTARHRLPLVPFLLIFAAFAITESISLLKSGQVKKLVIVSGIFLAAVVLSNRTYFDIGFSNISQMHFNLGLTYEKQGNLAMAEREYKKALEDNPQSATTLNNLGFVQFRLGKLDEAQAQFERAIRSEPQFAEAYNNLGLIMEARQEFSSAEAYYKKAINIEPELYQGYLNLGDLYLAQENLVMAELYYLQAREVAPQRKEIYFKLGGLYGRKQEFDKAEKIFREGAALGEPSASDLVNWGNIYFATSQPDQAIGLYKRAIEKDSNFLQGYFNLALTFNNYGYPVDSTRVYLEKALRINPQFAPAKELLGRLGQ
- a CDS encoding ABC transporter permease, whose protein sequence is MKLIRLFLDWLKSFAYECQRLFYFSFRMLAATVGRPIYVAETFEQMYLIGIGSLFLIVLTGLSAGQGMALQFSNELADFGSKNYLGRIMVLAIVRELGPVLTALMVAARVAAGITAEIGAMKSSNQIDALIAFGIDPVRKLAAPRLIALVIMVPVLTIVCDVIAITGGWIIALFISHITSITYWTAVKERLIFGNIFMGITKPILYAFVIGFISCYKGFTAEGGTKGVGRATTESVVIASITILVANFIFTKVIFSALKGYL
- a CDS encoding MlaD family protein, which produces MKRTIRIKWGELKVGLIITFAIAILLWASFVGGGTSIFDRKASYKAYFANVNGLVKGSPVWISGVEVGNVTGIDFVNLDSARQIEIGFRVKKSVTNMMTTDAAVKLGTIGFLGDKYIEVIPGTLTNPPLEEGSVVRTVSAGDLSAMFAEG
- a CDS encoding oligopeptide transporter, OPT family, encoding MSHSEFKPFVPPDQHPREFTFRAIALGAVLGIIFAASSVYLALKVGMTVSASIPIAVLSITLFRIFGKATILENNIVQTTGSAGESIAFGVATTMPVFLLIGMEMELLSILWMALLGGLLGVLMMIPLRQGLIVKEHGKLMYPEGTACADVLIVGEQGGTNAKTVFMGFGLGALYKLFNVGFKFWAEIPTRMLNFFKGASVSAEVTPELLGVGYIIGPKVSANMMAGGSLAYLILIPAIKIFGENIDTIMFPATTLIRDMSPNEVRNAYILYIGAGAVATGGIISLIKSFPTIVSAFRRGFRTFIDSRKGADTRAVVPRTEQDLPLWMVVFGSIGLVLAIWLAPVLHINAISAVLIVLFGFFFVTVSSRITGEIGSSSNPISGMTVATLLITCLLFLAVGWTGVSYRAMALCTAAIVCIAASNGGTISQDLKTGYLVGATPKYQQISIGIGVITSALIIGWIVIALNDAYTTVVPRQYADYQAVVPSDAPTMVAPDGNSYRVHYVQEQTGNIIAGKYLVDDSNRISYLVDPGIAGTVNEIDGKPVTKLDSPKARLFSLIIDGILTQKLPWGLVLIGVFLALVMELVGVSSLPFAVGLYLPLSSSAPIMAGGVVRAIVDKRRKSNAAEAEFSPGVLLSSGFIAGAAIMGVALAGITGAGWDKYINFSSWFGHLSETDWFAIIPFGALMYFLYRVGVKENNRK